Proteins found in one Kluyveromyces marxianus DMKU3-1042 DNA, complete genome, chromosome 2 genomic segment:
- a CDS encoding NAD(P)H-dependent oxidoreductase yields the protein MSKKVLIVFAHPERNSLNGQFLDEIIDQLKTQGDKFKLSDLYGMGWKSEVDINDFPDYPKDKVFQPSYASKKYHQFTPDVIEEQNKLIWADTVLFVFPLWWYNLPAILKGWFDRVFSSTEYWKNKTVMGKNVSLIVTMGATAAENYDPHDPIKDVDQLLSNIFRTFYSGRMNPWTPLYFFGVAHVTSEDVKAMKAKVRDFIRNIPSSH from the coding sequence ATGAGTAAAAAGGTATTGATTGTTTTTGCACATCCAGAGCGCAATTCATTGAATGGACAATTTTTGGACGAAATAATCGATCAGTTGAAAACTCAAGGAGACAAATTTAAATTAAGTGACCTTTATGGTATGGGTTGGAAGAGCGAAGTTGACATTAATGATTTTCCGGATTATCCCAAAGATAAAGTCTTCCAACCTTCATATGCCTCTAAAAAGTACCATCAATTTACTCCAGATGTTATTGAAGAGCAAAACAAGCTCATTTGGGCTGATACTGtccttttcgtttttccTTTATGGTGGTACAACCTTCCTGCAATTTTAAAAGGATGGTTTGATAGGGTATTCTCAAGTACTGAATATTGGAAGAATAAGACCGTTATGGGAAAAAATGTGTCCTTAATTGTCACTATGGGGGCAACAGCTGCAGAAAACTACGATCCACATGATCCAATAAAAGATGTAGACCAATTACTCTCTAACATTTTCCGTACCTTTTATTCGGGGAGAATGAATCCGTGGACACCTTTGTACTTTTTTGGTGTGGCTCACGTCACTTCAGAGGACGTTAAAGCTATGAAAGCTAAAGTTCGTGATTTCATCCGTAACATCCCTTCTTCGCATTGA